A part of Amycolatopsis camponoti genomic DNA contains:
- a CDS encoding MFS transporter, whose product MPPATGRATARSWLIWLAAVTVYLLAVFHRTSFGVAGLQAAERFGVGSAALGTFTVLQVGVYAAMQIPTGVLVDRYGPRRVLTVAVLVLGAGQLLLGVAHSYGLGLVARGVLGLGDALTFVSVLRLVAAHFPGRQYALLTSFTAAVGYIGNLAATVPLSLVLDSAGWTPTFLAVGAITVLYTVVVTLRVRDVPAGVTQPAREAVRPRQLAHQVAEAWRTPGTRLGFWVHFSTMFAPNALTLLWGVPWLVQGQGQSMATASALLTVFVFGSMAGGPLLGGVIGRRPSLRMPLVGGYIGGAVLIWAVLLSWPGQVPVGLLVPAFAFLALGGPASMIGFALARDYNPLSRVGTATGVVNVGGFVATTIAALLVGVLLQWTGGSFRISLLAIVAILALGTSRMLVWWRRTRAHLFLAEARGEELPVRITRRRWDAALPETPIVAA is encoded by the coding sequence GTGCCGCCCGCCACCGGCCGCGCCACCGCCCGGTCCTGGCTCATCTGGCTCGCCGCCGTCACCGTCTACCTCCTCGCGGTCTTCCACCGCACCTCCTTCGGCGTCGCCGGGCTGCAGGCGGCCGAGCGCTTCGGCGTCGGCTCGGCCGCGCTCGGGACGTTCACCGTGCTGCAGGTCGGCGTGTACGCCGCGATGCAGATCCCGACCGGCGTCCTGGTCGACCGCTACGGCCCCCGCCGCGTCCTCACCGTCGCGGTGCTGGTCCTCGGCGCCGGCCAGCTCCTCCTCGGCGTCGCCCACTCCTACGGCCTCGGCCTAGTCGCCCGCGGCGTGCTCGGCCTCGGCGACGCGCTCACCTTCGTCAGCGTGCTGCGACTGGTCGCCGCCCACTTCCCGGGCCGCCAGTACGCGCTGCTGACGTCGTTCACCGCGGCCGTCGGCTACATCGGCAACCTCGCCGCCACCGTCCCGCTCTCGCTGGTGCTCGACAGCGCCGGCTGGACCCCGACCTTCCTCGCGGTCGGCGCGATCACCGTCCTGTACACCGTGGTCGTGACGCTCCGGGTCCGCGACGTCCCGGCCGGCGTCACCCAGCCCGCGCGCGAAGCCGTCCGCCCGCGCCAGCTCGCCCACCAGGTCGCCGAGGCGTGGCGGACGCCGGGGACGCGCCTGGGCTTCTGGGTCCACTTCAGCACGATGTTCGCCCCCAACGCCCTGACGCTGCTGTGGGGCGTGCCCTGGCTGGTGCAGGGCCAGGGTCAGTCGATGGCCACCGCGAGCGCGCTGCTCACCGTGTTCGTCTTCGGTTCGATGGCCGGCGGGCCGCTGCTCGGCGGCGTGATCGGCCGGCGCCCGTCGCTGCGGATGCCGCTGGTCGGCGGGTACATCGGCGGGGCCGTGCTGATCTGGGCGGTGCTGCTGAGCTGGCCCGGGCAGGTGCCGGTCGGGCTGCTGGTGCCCGCGTTCGCCTTCCTCGCCCTCGGCGGCCCGGCGTCGATGATCGGCTTCGCGCTCGCCCGCGACTACAACCCGCTCAGCCGGGTCGGCACGGCGACCGGCGTGGTCAACGTCGGCGGTTTCGTGGCGACGACCATCGCCGCGCTGCTCGTCGGCGTGCTCCTGCAGTGGACCGGCGGGAGCTTCCGGATCTCGCTGCTGGCGATCGTCGCGATCCTGGCGCTGGGCACCTCCCGGATGCTCGTGTGGTGGCGCCGGACGCGCGCCCACCTGTTCCTCGCCGAAGCCCGCGGCGAGGAACTGCCGGTGCGCATCACCCGCCGCCGCTGGGACGCCGCCTTGCCCGAGACGCCGATCGTGGCCGCCTGA
- a CDS encoding GNAT family N-acetyltransferase, with amino-acid sequence MTEIEVRAARPAELEAVAGLRWRWVAERDGLPDERRAVFVREFAAWAAENAATHRCLVLVRGETVLGMAFLVITPRVPTPAAFARAAGDVQCVYVVPEARDGGLGGRLIEAVLRLAGELGLERVTVHSSPRAVPAYERRGFAVAPHLLQALVRRPRSASRARRRPSGGG; translated from the coding sequence GTGACGGAGATCGAAGTCCGGGCCGCCCGGCCCGCCGAGCTCGAAGCCGTCGCCGGGCTCCGGTGGCGCTGGGTGGCCGAGCGGGACGGCCTGCCCGACGAGCGACGGGCGGTGTTCGTGCGCGAGTTCGCCGCGTGGGCGGCCGAAAACGCGGCGACGCACCGCTGCCTCGTCCTGGTGCGCGGGGAAACCGTGCTCGGGATGGCCTTCCTGGTGATCACCCCGCGCGTGCCGACCCCCGCGGCGTTCGCGCGGGCCGCCGGCGACGTGCAATGCGTGTACGTCGTGCCGGAAGCCCGCGACGGCGGCCTCGGCGGCCGGCTGATCGAGGCCGTCCTGCGGCTGGCCGGGGAACTCGGGCTGGAGCGGGTCACCGTGCACTCGTCGCCGCGGGCCGTGCCGGCCTACGAGCGGCGCGGGTTCGCCGTGGCCCCGCACCTCCTGCAAGCGCTGGTCAGGCGGCCACGATCGGCGTCTCGGGCAAGGCGGCGTCCCAGCGGCGGCGGGTGA